In Leishmania donovani BPK282A1 complete genome, chromosome 28, one DNA window encodes the following:
- a CDS encoding DNA topoisomerase III, putative, with protein sequence MGRNVLMVAEKPSLAESIATILSNGSCSRRTRALPVYEYTGNFMGSPAYFKVTSTTGHVFSCDFTSQHQNWDRTDEEQLFTAPITWKDTSGKVSRHLEHEAQGCDTLVLWLDCDREGENICFEVMQVVRREIYNHHSIFRAHFSAITAEEIFHAFRNLGKPNKNISDAVTCRQELDLKVGVAFTRFQTKYFQGKYGDLDASVISYGPCQTPTLGFCVQRHDEILNFKPENFWRLVPVASRGGALLQFEWDRGRLFDETMARLILQRITKSGKVATVVNVSVSNDTRPRPTGLNTVDLMKIASRALGIGPHYVMSIAENLYIRGYISYPRTESTAYPPSFNLAGALAQQKNHSMWGAYVTALLQQGHARPKAGKDAGDHPPITPMRSASPSELSGDEWRIFEYITRHFIASVSPDCRLIKTKITIELGGELFSISGKVVEDPGFTEIMPHARVEDDRMPTGVHKGDSFQLSDVRLQAGQTQPPSYLTESDLIGLMEKNGIGTDASISTHVNNIVERGYCSVQAGRVMKPSKLGIVLIHGIKAIDPELVLPLVRSRVEEYVTHIAEGRAQLDDVLSYSLDLFFAKFKFFKEHIDVFDALMGASFSAISAAGKPITRCGNCMRYLKHLDTRPQRLYCPYCEVTFALPQGGTIKPYSSFKCPIDNFELVICHIEGGKSFPICPHCYNNPPFEDMRPAIQHHHRGYGGGAAATTAPSTRHMACDECRHPTCEHSLATNYVCDCVDGSCAGSMAFVPRTAGQWKVCCNKCPMMIKLPPTAQRVYVTSEECPECAANCLDIMFPEGKSVLPNRKDRIVACIFCHPGLSPLCEEVRGRIGNFRRIGGAAAGGRGGRGRGRGRGRGRGRGNREDRR encoded by the coding sequence ATGGGCCGCAATGTGCTGATGGTGGCTGAGAAGCCGTCGCTGGCAGAGAGCATCGCGACGATCTTGAGCAACGGAAGTTGCTCCCGCCGAACCcgtgcgctgccggtgtACGAGTACACGGGCAATTTCATGGGCAGTCCCGCATACTTCAAGGTGACGAGCACTACCGGCCACGTCTTCTCGTGCGACTTCACCTCTCAGCATCAAAACTGGGATCGCACGGATGAGGAGCAGCTCTTCACCGCGCCGATCACGTGGAAGGACACGTCGGGGAAGGTGAGCCGCCACCTCGAGCATGAGGCGCAAGGCTGTGATACACTGGTGCTGTGGCTCGACTGTGATCGTGAGGGGGAGAACATTTGTTTTGAGGTGATGCAGGTCGTTCGACGCGAGATCTACAACCACCACAGCATCTTCCGCGCGCACTTCTCGGCCATCACGGCGGAGGAGATTTTCCACGCCTTCCGCAATCTCGGGAAGCCGAACAAGAACATCAGCGACGCGGTGACGTGCCGGCAGGAGCTCGACCTGAAGGTTGGCGTAGCCTTCACCCGGTTTCAAACCAAGTACTTCCAGGGCAAGTACGGCGACTTGGATGCCAGCGTCATCAGCTACGGCCCGTGCCAGACGCCGACGCTCGGCTTCTGCGTGCAGCGCCATGACGAGATCCTCAACTTCAAGCCGGAGAACTTTTGGCGTCTCGTCCCGGTCGCctcacgcggcggcgcactgctgcaatTTGAATGGGATCGCGGGCGCCTCTTCGACGAGACGATGGCGCGGCTGATCCTTCAGCGCATCACCAAGAGCGGCAAGGTGGCCACCGTCGTCAACGTGTCTGTCAGCAACGACACACGTCCGCGGCCGACCGGCCTCAACACAGTGGATCTCATGAAGATTGCAAGCAGGGCCCTTGGCATCGGCCCCCACTACGTGATGAGCATCGCCGAGAACCTGTACATCCGCGGCTATATTTCGTACCCTCGTACCGAATCCACGGCATACCCGCCATCTTTTAACCTTGCCGGCGCCCTCGCTCAGCAGAAAAACCACTCCATGTGGGGGGCCTACGtaacggcgctgctgcagcaagGACACGCGCGCCCCAAGGCAGGCAAGGACGCTGGCGATCACCCGCCGATCACGCCGATGCGAAGCGCGTCGCCCAGCGAGCTCTCCGGGGATGAGTGGCGCATCTTCGAGTACATTACACGACACTTCATCGCCTCCGTGTCACCAGACTGCCGGCTAATCAAGACGAAGATCACGATCGAACTTGGCGGTGAGCTTTTTAGCATCTCGGGAAAGGTGGTGGAGGACCCCGGCTTCACGGAGATCATGCCGCACGCCCGCGTCGAGGACGACAGGATGCCGACCGGCGTCCACAAGGGCGACTCCTTCCAGCTGTCCGATGTGCGGCTGCAGGCGGGGcagacgcagccgccgtcgtaCCTGACGGAGTCGGACCTGATTGGCCTGATGGAGAAGAACGGTATCGGAACCGACGCGTCCATCTCCACCCACGTCAACAACATTGTGGAGCGCGGCTACTGCAGCGTGCAGGCGGGGCGTGTCATGAAGCCATCAAAGCTTGGCATCGTGCTCATCCACGGCATCAAGGCCATCGACCCggagctggtgctgccgctcgtgCGCAGCCGCGTGGAGGAGTATGTCACCCACATCGCCGAgggccgcgcgcagctcgacGACGTGCTCAGCTACTCGCTTGACCTCTTCTTCGCTAAGTTTAAGTTCTTCAAAGAGCACATAGACGTCTTTGATGCCCTCATGggcgcctccttctccgccatcTCCGCCGCCGGGAAGCCGATTACGCGGTGCGGCAACTGCATGCGCTACCTGAAGCACCTGGACACTCGTCCCCAGCGGCTCTACTGCCCGTACTGCGAGGTGACGTTCGCGCTGCCACAGGGCGGCACCATTAAGCCGTACTCCAGCTTCAAGTGCCCCATCGACAACTTCGAGCTCGTCATCTGCCACATCGAAGGCGGCAAGTCCTTTCCCATCTGTCCTCATTGCTACAACAACCCGCCGTTTGAGGACATGCGCCCCGCCAtacagcaccaccaccgcgggTACGGTggaggggcagcggcgacgacggcaccaTCCACGCGGCACATGGCGTGCGACGAGTGCCGCCACCCCACGTGCGAGCACTCCCTCGCCACGAACTACGTGTGCGACTGCGTGGACGGCTcctgcgccggcagcatgGCCTTCGTTCCCCGGACGGCTGGCCAGTGGAAGGTGTGCTGCAACAAGTGCCCCATGATGATCAAGCTGCCACCGACAGCGCAGCGAGTGTACGTCACTTCCGAGGAGTGCCCCGAATGCGCCGCCAACTGCCTCGACATCATGTTCCCCGAAGGCAAGAGCGTCTTGCCTAACCGCAAGGACCGCATTGTCGCGTGCATCTTCTGTCATCCAGGCCTGAGCCCGCTCTGCGAGGAAGTGCGCGGCCGCATAGGTAACTTCCGCCGCatcggtggcgctgctgctggtggtcgGGGCGGTCGTGGACGCGGACGTGGTCGCGGACGTGGTCGCGGACGTGGCAACCGCGAGGATCGCCGGTGA
- a CDS encoding ATPase-like protein produces the protein MTHRPSSSSPLPPEGESTRYLVVIEVRTTADTAAWPELSCLVRSYVRVQASRRLAAGHLPPFLPGATISLADAPPLLRDDVASVRVCDVSFPTGCSWTNMEQVHFCMCLYRLHGETLCMPLSSAASAPVTQASLPAWCTADSMHSGGDEGDSASTFTVTPLPHVSLEGQWESLYYGESEAASIAFKRDIVSYVDAAMRFTHAGVSSNFVTWNRLVLFHGPPGTGKTSLCRALAQKLSIRLASSVYARACLLEINAHSLFSRWFSESGKRVLQLFEQVHRIADDKECLVCCVMDEVESLAAARTSAMKGNEPSDSIRVVNALLTQMDRLQDCKNIVVLATTNLTAAIDAALLDRADKRVYVGPPGVQARFLILYASVQELVDKRLVAAPQAGTSVLPDELNGFSLADERCQDEGQAAHRGNVGAHRSLGGHLLVGGSGTAEAAHMWNEELTALHDVPSKSHKPPQQMIPTSTSLGMAPAPQPAHPQSPSHCLSGNAYTISELLHHIAEVCVGLNGRTLKKLPFLAYGACMCNSYTGGCGGSESAWQGDQRGGFDAPLPLRDYLEALFKVAEEAAEVAVLDANSGS, from the coding sequence CCCCTGAGGGCGAATCGACGCGGTACCTTGTGGTGATCGAAGTGAGGACCACGGCCGATACCGCTGCTTGGCCCGAGCTCAGCTGCCTTGTCCGATCctatgtgcgcgtgcaggcgaGCCGCCGACTGGCCGCGGGCCACCTGCCACCGTTTCTCCCTGGCGCCACCATCTCTCTCGCAgatgcgccgcctctgctgagAGATGATGTCGCGTCGGTGCGGGTGTGTGACGTCTCCTTCCCGACAGGCTGTTCGTGGACAAATATGGAGCAGGTGCACTTCTGTATGTGCCTGTACCGACTCCACGGTGAAACTCTCTGCATGCCACTATCGTCTGCCGCGTCTGCCCCGGTTACCCAGGCGTCTCTGCCGGCGTGGTGCACGGCCGACAGCatgcacagcggcggcgacgaaggTGACAGTGCGTCGACCTTCACCGTGACACCCCTGCCGCACGTCTCACTGGAGGGCCAGTGGGAGTCGCTGTACTATGGCGAGAGTGAGGCGGCGTCGATTGCGTTCAAGCGGGACATCGTGAGCTACGTGGACGCCGCCATGCGGTTCACCCACGCCGGGGTGAGCTCCAACTTTGTGACGTGGAATCGACTTGTTCTTTTCCACGGCCCGCCAGGCACGGGCAAGACGTCGCTGTGCCGCGCCTTGGCACAGAAACTGTCAATCCGCCTCGCCTCGTCGGTGTACGCTCGCGCGTGCCTTTTGGAGATCAACGCTCATAGCTTGTTCAGTCGCTGGTTCAGCGAGAGCGGCAAacgcgtgctgcagctgtttGAGCAGGTGcaccgcatcgccgacgaCAAGGAGTGCTTGGTGTGCTGCGTGAtggacgaggtggagagcCTCGCGGCAGCTCGCACCTCCGCGATGAAGGGCAACGAACCATCTGACTCGATCCGTGTTGTGAATGCACTGCTCACACAGATGGATCGACTGCAGGACTGCAAGAACATCGTCGTCCTTGCCACGACCAACTTGACGGCGGCAAtcgatgcagcgctgctggacAGAGCGGACAAGCGCGTGTATGTCGGCCCGCCAGGCGTGCAGGCACGCTTCCTCATTCTATATGCGAGTGTGCAGGAATTGGTGGACAAGCGGTTGGTGGCTGCGCCGCAAGCGGGGACGTCCGTGCTACCCGACGAACTGAACGGGTTTTCTCTTGCGGACGAGCGTTGCCAGGATGAGGGGCAAGCGGCACACCGGGGCAACGTAggcgcgcaccgcagccTTGGCGGTCATCTACTggttggcggcagcggcaccgccgaggcCGCACACATGTGGAATGAAGAGCTGACCGCGTTGCACGACGTGCCGAGTAAGTCTCACAAaccgccgcagcagatgATACCGACATCCACGAGTTTGGGAATGGCACCCGCCCCGCAACCAGCGCATCCCCAATCGCCGTCGCACTGCCTCTCTGGCAATGCGTACACGATCAGTGAGCTGCTCCATCACATTGCCGAGGTGTGCGTGGGCCTGAACGGCCGCACCTTGAAGAAACTGCCGTTCTTGGCGTAcggcgcgtgcatgtgcaaTTCTTACactggcggctgcggtggtaGCGAGTCGGCGTGGCAGGGGGACCAGAGAGGTGGCTTCgatgcgcctctgcctctgcggGACTACCTGGAGGCGTTGTTCAAGGTTGCAGAGGAGGCTGCTGAGGTGGCCGTACTCGATGCGAATAGCGGTTCCTAA